From Moraxella sp. K1664, one genomic window encodes:
- a CDS encoding site-specific recombinase codes for MLDHSSDLRHILQYISLLQELPEPASLKRFIDALRVTGDDEEAVNAKIRELIDILKENPEYGAGLAAFILRLTDSYQRITLYADTGIISDDSFSHSINRLIGHRFLPLLPKEDSVVELAHYLFDGATDEKWLSLITPEHWDELVELIKVDESSLELVASAKNSILNALVILSYRISGIGLHTEMMDTYPQILNYTAAFVAQNQETVLFVNQYRQAHNLDAMTDTMPDVDIDPAPLLVMLEQCSDIVANIRKRVYKTGISIRMTNMLVRLEQSIHRMHILLELVSDKNKSRDKAIVELTQEIVRTAKTRYSFGYLIKNNTRLLSRKITENSGQVGEHYISTDKLGYKKMYKKAAIGGFFIAFMATLKILGSSLVLAPIGKAFMNSMIYGLGFVGIHIAGGTVATKQPAMTAAAIASTISESGNKKTKQLTKLAELIVDILRTQFIAIMGNISITMPIALLIAFGWVQFYGEPMISTEKAAYLLHELDPLRSLSLPHAAIAGVFLFLSGLISGYYDNLAAFNKIGERVKRHRLLARLMPQNWQNRLGSFVEANLGAIMGNFIFGCFLGSTATIGYMLGLPLDIRHIAFASANLVHGLFFLSPTDLTWQLALYAFVGVLLIGMVNLIVSFSLSLMIALRSKEVHFSQWKDLGELMFKHFISRPRDFFIPRNESVKYARIDSEGRIIYDDNVKETAIPSGSVVRRLGSKKTDPLKDIQNAVNVAKTDLSQGMLDKVKQDDKPAQAGEMGLDMNSETNAKNPLPKPDKPPQLPK; via the coding sequence TTGCTAGACCATAGCTCTGACTTACGCCATATTTTACAATACATCAGCCTACTCCAAGAGTTGCCCGAACCTGCGTCTTTGAAACGTTTCATTGATGCCCTAAGAGTGACGGGCGATGATGAAGAAGCGGTCAATGCCAAAATCCGTGAACTCATTGACATCCTAAAAGAAAATCCTGAATATGGTGCAGGACTGGCGGCATTCATCCTGCGTTTGACAGACAGTTATCAGCGTATCACACTCTATGCAGATACGGGCATTATCTCTGATGACAGCTTTTCACACAGCATTAACCGCTTGATAGGACATCGTTTTTTGCCCCTACTGCCCAAAGAAGACTCGGTGGTGGAACTTGCCCACTATCTCTTTGACGGGGCGACCGATGAGAAATGGCTATCACTCATCACGCCTGAGCATTGGGATGAGCTGGTGGAACTTATCAAGGTTGATGAGAGCAGTTTAGAGCTGGTCGCCAGTGCTAAAAACAGCATACTAAACGCCTTGGTCATCTTATCCTATCGCATCAGTGGCATTGGGCTACACACCGAGATGATGGATACCTATCCGCAGATTTTAAACTACACCGCCGCCTTTGTCGCCCAAAACCAAGAAACCGTCCTGTTCGTCAATCAGTACCGTCAAGCCCATAACTTGGACGCCATGACCGACACCATGCCTGATGTGGACATTGACCCTGCCCCCTTGCTCGTCATGTTAGAGCAATGCAGTGACATCGTGGCAAACATTCGTAAACGAGTGTACAAAACAGGCATTTCCATTCGCATGACCAACATGCTCGTTCGCTTAGAGCAAAGCATTCATCGCATGCACATCTTACTTGAACTTGTCTCTGACAAAAATAAAAGCCGTGATAAAGCCATCGTAGAGCTGACCCAAGAGATTGTCCGCACCGCCAAAACTCGATACAGCTTTGGCTATCTCATCAAAAACAACACCCGCCTGCTGTCTCGTAAAATCACCGAAAACTCAGGTCAAGTGGGCGAGCATTACATCAGCACCGACAAGCTCGGCTACAAAAAAATGTACAAAAAGGCAGCCATTGGCGGATTTTTCATCGCCTTTATGGCAACCTTAAAAATCCTAGGCTCATCGCTTGTCCTTGCCCCCATCGGCAAGGCGTTCATGAACAGCATGATTTATGGGCTTGGCTTTGTCGGCATTCACATCGCAGGGGGAACGGTCGCCACCAAACAGCCTGCCATGACCGCCGCCGCCATCGCCTCCACCATCTCCGAGAGTGGCAACAAAAAAACCAAACAGCTGACCAAACTTGCCGAACTCATTGTTGATATCCTAAGAACGCAGTTCATCGCCATCATGGGCAACATCTCCATCACCATGCCCATCGCCCTACTTATCGCCTTTGGCTGGGTGCAGTTCTATGGCGAGCCGATGATTAGCACCGAAAAGGCTGCTTATCTACTTCACGAGCTTGACCCCTTGCGTTCACTCTCCTTGCCACACGCTGCCATCGCTGGGGTATTTTTGTTCCTATCAGGACTTATCTCGGGGTATTATGACAACCTTGCCGCCTTTAACAAAATCGGCGAGCGGGTCAAACGTCATCGCCTGCTTGCCCGTCTCATGCCCCAAAACTGGCAAAATCGTCTTGGCAGTTTTGTAGAAGCCAATCTTGGGGCGATTATGGGTAACTTTATCTTTGGCTGTTTTTTGGGCAGTACCGCCACCATCGGCTATATGCTTGGACTGCCACTTGACATTCGCCACATCGCCTTTGCCTCCGCCAACCTTGTACATGGACTGTTTTTCTTATCCCCTACTGATTTGACATGGCAACTTGCCCTATATGCCTTTGTTGGCGTGTTACTCATCGGTATGGTGAACCTGATTGTTAGTTTTTCGCTGTCGCTCATGATTGCCCTGCGTTCCAAAGAAGTACATTTTAGCCAGTGGAAAGATTTGGGCGAGCTGATGTTCAAACATTTCATCTCGCGCCCACGGGACTTTTTCATTCCTAGAAATGAAAGTGTCAAATACGCACGCATTGACAGCGAAGGACGGATTATTTATGATGACAACGTCAAAGAAACTGCCATTCCTAGTGGTTCGGTCGTTCGTCGCCTAGGCAGTAAAAAAACAGACCCCCTAAAAGACATCCAAAATGCGGTCAATGTCGCCAAAACCGACCTAAGCCAAGGCATGCTCGATAAAGTCAAGCAAGATGACAAGCCTGCTCAGGCGGGCGAGATGGGGCTTGACATGAACAGTGAGACCAATGCCAAAAACCCACTACCCAAGCCTGACAAACCGCCACAACTACCAAAGTAA
- a CDS encoding Slam-dependent surface lipoprotein, translated as MKKFALSILAVSSLALTACGGGGSSEAVTGGQTNPTTPVVKPNQPSNPQPPVTTSQYTGKSAVINTKTNTDGDIVAISTDNINTLKVNGKTFTIGQSGISSGTFSDINQKDLHTVISGTHMTHAKYGFVRDKNAQMEYYFYQGDQTPVANIPKSGVVNYTGRSTYACEKCNGEHIKGTSKFTADFGKKTLTGNISNERANVALNAKISGNTFSGKNSAGTQTEGAFFGKNAEEVSGIYLNNGQAFAGAFGAKK; from the coding sequence ATGAAAAAGTTTGCACTATCTATTTTGGCGGTGTCATCATTGGCTTTAACGGCTTGCGGTGGCGGTGGTAGTTCTGAGGCGGTAACAGGTGGTCAAACCAATCCCACCACGCCTGTGGTTAAGCCAAACCAACCAAGTAACCCACAGCCTCCTGTAACTACCAGTCAGTACACAGGTAAATCAGCAGTTATCAATACAAAAACAAATACAGACGGCGATATTGTGGCTATCAGCACTGATAACATTAATACCTTAAAAGTAAATGGTAAAACTTTTACAATCGGTCAGTCAGGCATCTCTTCTGGTACTTTTAGCGATATCAATCAAAAAGACCTGCACACAGTCATCAGTGGCACGCACATGACTCATGCCAAATACGGCTTTGTTCGTGATAAAAACGCCCAAATGGAATATTATTTTTATCAAGGCGACCAAACACCTGTAGCAAATATTCCAAAATCGGGTGTGGTTAACTATACAGGTCGTTCAACCTATGCTTGTGAAAAATGCAATGGTGAACACATTAAGGGTACATCTAAGTTTACTGCCGATTTTGGTAAAAAGACTTTGACTGGTAATATCAGTAATGAGCGTGCTAATGTTGCACTAAATGCCAAAATCTCTGGCAATACATTTAGTGGTAAAAATAGTGCAGGCACTCAGACCGAAGGTGCGTTTTTTGGTAAAAATGCCGAAGAAGTAAGTGGCATTTACCTAAATAATGGTCAGGCTTTTGCTGGTGCATTTGGTGCGAAAAAATAA
- a CDS encoding acyl-CoA dehydrogenase C-terminal domain-containing protein, giving the protein MTLSYTAPLDEMRFVLNDIFDAPTFWQNTPALSHVDGDTVDMILDEMAKFATSTLLPLNQSGDEEGASYLGDGQVATPQGFKDAFRAYADAGWIGLGGDPEYGGQGMPKMVSMLTEEMLFATNQSFALYPNLTVGATLCLLASGSDEQKALYLPKLYSGEWSGTMCLTEPHAGTDLGIIKTKAVPNADGSYAITGTKIFITAGEHDLTENIVHLVLAKTPNAPAGSKGISLFIVPKFLVNADGSLGERNGVSAGSIEHKMGIKASATCVMNFDNATGYMVRAENTGLASMFVMMNYERVTMGLQGLGASVLAYQNACNYAHNRLQGRADDGVKNADKPADPIIHHADVRRMLLNAKANSVASRTFAMYVARELDTAKFSDDDNAKKTASAKVALLTPIAKAFLTDMAFNATIDCQQVFGGHGYIKEWGMEQIVRDTRISQIYEGTNGIQALDLLGRKVVKDGGRAMSAFIDEIKVSANALPDSPLKSETLRACDTVADLTEQLIKVATADPNAINGSAVDYLHTVGYLCYAYMYVLTVKACADKDGDFYADKVRLADYFVARILPRLHAHAVMAKNGADSIMAFDKGFFG; this is encoded by the coding sequence ATGACCCTATCTTATACCGCCCCTCTTGATGAAATGCGTTTTGTGTTAAACGACATTTTTGATGCACCAACCTTTTGGCAAAACACGCCTGCCCTATCCCATGTGGATGGCGACACCGTGGACATGATTTTGGACGAAATGGCAAAATTTGCCACGTCCACGCTGTTGCCCCTAAACCAATCAGGTGATGAAGAAGGGGCAAGCTATCTTGGAGACGGACAAGTCGCCACGCCACAGGGCTTTAAAGACGCATTTAGAGCCTATGCTGATGCTGGGTGGATTGGGCTTGGGGGCGACCCTGAATATGGCGGGCAAGGCATGCCAAAAATGGTAAGTATGCTCACTGAAGAGATGCTGTTTGCCACCAACCAATCATTCGCTCTATATCCTAACCTTACTGTAGGGGCGACATTGTGCCTACTGGCAAGCGGTAGCGATGAACAAAAGGCTCTGTACCTGCCCAAGCTATACAGTGGCGAGTGGTCGGGGACGATGTGTCTGACTGAACCACACGCAGGGACGGATTTGGGGATTATCAAAACAAAAGCTGTCCCCAACGCTGACGGCTCGTATGCCATCACAGGCACCAAGATTTTTATCACCGCAGGCGAGCATGATTTGACGGAAAATATCGTTCATCTGGTGCTTGCCAAAACGCCCAACGCCCCAGCTGGCTCAAAAGGCATATCGCTGTTTATCGTGCCAAAATTTTTGGTCAATGCAGACGGCAGTTTGGGCGAGCGTAATGGCGTATCGGCAGGCTCCATTGAGCATAAAATGGGCATAAAAGCGTCCGCCACGTGCGTCATGAACTTTGACAACGCCACAGGCTATATGGTGAGGGCGGAGAATACAGGCTTGGCAAGTATGTTTGTCATGATGAACTACGAACGGGTAACGATGGGACTACAAGGGCTTGGGGCGAGCGTGCTTGCTTATCAAAACGCTTGCAATTATGCCCATAACCGCTTGCAAGGGCGAGCCGATGACGGGGTTAAAAATGCTGACAAACCTGCCGACCCCATCATTCATCATGCGGACGTACGACGTATGCTTCTAAACGCCAAAGCAAACAGCGTGGCTTCTCGCACCTTTGCCATGTATGTGGCTCGTGAACTTGATACCGCTAAGTTCTCCGATGATGACAATGCCAAAAAAACCGCCTCCGCCAAGGTCGCCCTGCTGACCCCGATTGCCAAGGCGTTTTTGACCGACATGGCATTTAATGCGACCATTGACTGCCAGCAGGTGTTTGGCGGACACGGCTATATCAAAGAGTGGGGCATGGAGCAAATCGTGCGTGATACCCGTATCAGCCAAATCTATGAAGGCACCAACGGCATTCAAGCCCTAGACCTACTCGGGCGAAAAGTCGTCAAGGACGGTGGACGAGCGATGAGTGCGTTTATTGATGAAATCAAAGTGTCCGCCAATGCCCTGCCCGACAGCCCATTAAAGAGTGAAACGCTAAGGGCGTGCGATACGGTGGCGGACTTGACCGAACAGCTTATCAAGGTTGCAACTGCCGACCCCAACGCCATTAACGGCTCAGCGGTGGATTATCTACACACGGTGGGTTATCTGTGCTATGCCTATATGTATGTGCTGACCGTCAAGGCATGTGCGGATAAGGACGGAGATTTTTATGCCGATAAAGTCCGTCTCGCTGACTACTTTGTCGCTCGTATCCTGCCCCGCCTGCACGCTCATGCCGTCATGGCAAAAAACGGGGCGGATAGCATCATGGCATTTGATAAAGGGTTTTTTGGGTAA
- a CDS encoding YbaB/EbfC family nucleoid-associated protein, producing the protein MNIQALMQQAQAMQKQVEQNVESAKKTLAQKEVQGEAGNGLVKVTMTGRHVVKRLSIDPSLMGDEPDMIEDLVAAAINDAVRQADELHEEIMAGATTGMGLPKGMQGLFG; encoded by the coding sequence ATGAACATTCAAGCACTCATGCAACAAGCCCAAGCCATGCAAAAGCAGGTTGAGCAAAACGTCGAATCCGCCAAAAAAACCCTTGCCCAAAAAGAAGTCCAAGGCGAAGCAGGTAATGGACTGGTAAAAGTGACCATGACAGGTCGCCATGTGGTCAAACGCTTATCTATCGATCCAAGTTTGATGGGTGATGAGCCTGACATGATTGAAGATTTGGTGGCAGCTGCCATTAATGATGCGGTACGTCAAGCAGATGAGCTACATGAAGAGATTATGGCAGGGGCGACCACAGGCATGGGTCTGCCTAAGGGCATGCAAGGACTGTTTGGTTAA
- a CDS encoding type I glyceraldehyde-3-phosphate dehydrogenase — protein MTLRLAINGFGRIGRMLLRAYLSDITRFDRLDIIAINDVADAHTLLHLLKFDSTHGRLGVDAHLQDDYLILQKNGQTLCQILLLNQKNPTDIAWGELDIDVVLECTGHFRSYDDASLHRLSGAKQVIIGSAPFDTVDASVVMGVNDEILHTDLPIISGVSCTTQALVPLLHTLQVYGIDSVMMTEIHAVTADQTVLDQAHRDLRRARASGQNIIPTTSSSINATVRVLPFLQGKLSGHSIRVPTVNVACIDITVIFEKDPTLDDIRELLKHTSQHRLRGIMDYTDEPLVSSDFIGDTHSLIIDGSQLMQAGRQFKILAWYDNEVGYANRLLDMCVALSKAK, from the coding sequence ATGACACTTCGCCTTGCCATCAACGGTTTTGGACGCATTGGGCGAATGCTACTGCGTGCGTACTTGTCCGACATCACAAGGTTTGACCGCCTTGACATCATCGCCATTAATGATGTGGCAGACGCTCACACGCTCCTGCATTTATTAAAATTTGACAGCACGCACGGCAGACTGGGTGTGGACGCACATCTACAAGATGATTATTTGATTTTACAAAAAAACGGGCAAACCCTATGTCAGATTTTACTACTTAACCAAAAAAACCCCACCGACATCGCATGGGGCGAGCTTGACATTGACGTGGTATTAGAATGCACGGGGCATTTTCGCTCCTATGATGATGCAAGTCTACACCGCTTATCAGGGGCAAAACAAGTCATCATCGGCTCTGCCCCCTTTGATACGGTGGATGCCAGCGTGGTCATGGGGGTTAATGATGAGATACTGCACACCGATTTGCCCATCATCTCAGGTGTGTCCTGCACCACCCAAGCCCTAGTTCCCCTACTGCACACTTTGCAAGTCTATGGCATAGACAGCGTGATGATGACCGAGATTCATGCCGTAACCGCCGACCAAACAGTGCTAGACCAAGCCCACCGAGACCTAAGACGAGCAAGAGCATCAGGGCAAAACATCATTCCCACCACATCAAGTAGCATTAACGCCACTGTACGGGTGTTGCCGTTTTTACAAGGCAAATTAAGCGGGCATTCTATTCGAGTGCCGACTGTGAACGTTGCCTGTATTGACATCACGGTCATCTTTGAAAAAGACCCTACCCTTGACGACATCAGAGAACTACTCAAACACACGAGCCAACACCGCCTGCGTGGGATTATGGATTATACTGATGAACCGCTTGTTTCATCTGACTTTATCGGCGACACCCATTCGCTCATCATAGACGGCTCTCAGCTTATGCAGGCAGGTCGTCAATTTAAAATCCTAGCATGGTATGATAACGAAGTCGGCTATGCCAATCGCTTGCTGGATATGTGTGTGGCGTTAAGCAAAGCAAAATAA
- a CDS encoding AAA family ATPase: MKQSTALDILKTGQNVFLTGQAGAGKTYVLNQYIHYLRVRGISAAITASTGIAATHMNGMTIHAWSGMGIKDSFTDEDFKRLRYRQAVTDRLRDAKVLIIDEISMLHAKQVDLLDEILRTIRDNDAPFGGVQVIFSGDFFQLPPVGNKGESNKEKFAFMAKAWKTANFQICYLSEQHRQAGHDERERFGMSLNDILNQIRHQDVDALAQDILLGTRHNDISDNCTRLYTHNGNVDSINQEQLALLDGDAHTFDCTTYGDKALIEMLAKNVKAAPSLTLKIGARVMFVKNNQNLSVSNGTMGEVVDFIALPQANIDGSDEPTSTIKYPMIRLDNGRMVYAEPDEWTIEDNQGEILASYSQIPLALAWAITIHKSQGMTLDAAEIDLSRTFEMGQGYVALSRLRSLDGLKLLGMNKNSLLLDEWVFHVNNRLLEIADEQAEKFYALDDDTLSEIHKQFIIACDGITDDAIIARQEKLLQKVKDEQARKQHINANQTQGKSPTQVGKTLDETLALIKKGLSLDEIAQRRQLAKSTIISHITQLIERDGKDDYLRFAPSDDELHAIKAIYDKLDAQGEFEGGVKLKPIVEMSGKGNGYYNIARLALAFLDISKPDKADTTDTADDSKTTDSSTNKDKP, encoded by the coding sequence ATGAAACAAAGTACCGCACTTGATATTTTAAAAACAGGACAAAACGTCTTTTTGACAGGGCAGGCAGGGGCAGGCAAAACCTATGTCCTAAACCAGTACATTCACTACCTGCGAGTGCGTGGCATCTCAGCTGCCATCACTGCCAGCACTGGCATTGCCGCCACGCACATGAATGGCATGACGATACACGCATGGTCTGGTATGGGTATCAAAGACAGCTTTACCGATGAAGATTTTAAACGCCTAAGATATCGCCAAGCCGTGACCGACCGCCTAAGAGACGCTAAGGTACTCATCATTGATGAGATTTCCATGCTCCATGCCAAACAAGTAGATTTGCTGGACGAGATTTTACGCACCATTCGTGATAATGACGCCCCTTTCGGTGGGGTGCAGGTGATTTTCTCGGGCGACTTTTTTCAGTTGCCCCCTGTTGGTAACAAGGGTGAGAGCAACAAGGAGAAGTTTGCCTTTATGGCAAAGGCATGGAAAACCGCCAATTTTCAAATCTGCTACCTATCAGAACAGCACCGCCAAGCAGGGCATGATGAGCGTGAACGGTTTGGCATGAGTCTAAATGACATCTTGAACCAAATCCGCCATCAGGACGTGGACGCCCTTGCCCAAGATATCCTACTTGGCACTCGCCATAACGACATCAGCGACAATTGTACACGTCTGTACACTCATAATGGCAATGTGGATAGCATCAACCAAGAACAGCTTGCCCTACTAGATGGCGACGCTCACACCTTTGACTGCACCACCTATGGCGATAAAGCCCTGATAGAAATGCTTGCCAAAAACGTCAAAGCCGCCCCATCTTTGACCCTAAAAATCGGGGCTCGGGTCATGTTTGTCAAAAACAACCAAAACCTTAGTGTCTCTAATGGCACGATGGGCGAAGTGGTTGATTTTATCGCCCTGCCACAAGCAAACATTGATGGCAGTGACGAGCCTACCAGCACCATCAAATATCCCATGATACGACTCGACAATGGTCGCATGGTCTATGCCGAGCCTGATGAGTGGACGATAGAAGACAACCAAGGCGAGATATTAGCCAGTTACAGCCAAATCCCCCTTGCCCTAGCATGGGCAATCACCATTCACAAAAGCCAAGGCATGACCCTAGATGCTGCCGAGATTGACCTATCTCGCACCTTTGAAATGGGGCAAGGCTATGTTGCTCTCTCTCGCCTGCGGTCACTGGACGGCCTAAAACTCCTTGGCATGAACAAAAACAGCCTACTATTAGATGAATGGGTGTTTCACGTCAATAACCGTCTATTAGAGATTGCCGACGAACAAGCCGAAAAGTTCTACGCCTTAGATGATGATACGCTAAGCGAGATTCACAAACAGTTCATCATCGCCTGTGACGGCATTACTGATGATGCCATCATCGCTCGCCAAGAAAAACTTTTGCAAAAAGTCAAAGATGAGCAAGCCCGCAAACAGCACATCAATGCCAACCAAACCCAAGGCAAATCACCCACCCAAGTTGGCAAAACCCTAGATGAGACCCTAGCACTCATCAAAAAAGGTCTAAGCCTTGATGAGATAGCACAGCGACGCCAGCTTGCCAAATCCACCATCATCAGCCACATCACTCAGCTCATCGAGCGTGATGGCAAAGACGACTACCTGCGTTTTGCCCCCAGTGATGACGAGCTACACGCCATCAAAGCCATCTATGATAAGCTCGACGCCCAAGGCGAATTTGAAGGCGGTGTCAAGCTCAAACCCATCGTGGAGATGAGTGGCAAAGGCAATGGCTATTACAACATCGCAAGGCTAGCGTTGGCGTTTTTGGACATCTCCAAACCCGATAAAGCCGACACAACAGACACGGCAGATGACAGTAAAACAACCGACAGTAGTACCAACAAGGATAAGCCATGA
- a CDS encoding transglycosylase SLT domain-containing protein, with protein MQIIRTNNHRFYYSFYANNPAVLDNNTNPNFKATTFKPFIIQKSALCLSELNKQTHQGLLGKFAQRLSTTNKTATTLAKWALCLGTVSLFALPVKGFLTPTVPAPSLTALESVIQKGEIVVATTKSDSTIFNHGDIQHGFGHDIAHRYADELGVHLNLKVYDSEQEALNALQIGDVDSLLGVAQTDVAGVRLACNDDTAKKVSGHGLNANMSLMFHAKDNSLAQHAKNFLCSPDELALTGSTARFYDQTLLANEYSDKHFKRALKQRLPLYENAFKRGAKAHNHDWQVLAVISYQESHLDPNAISRTGVEGLMMLTQDTAKAMGVKNRTDAVQSIQGGAKYLEVLEKLYTDVPESERLWFVLASYNMGPNAVKRIQSELNAKGRDGNSWGEVYGYLAQNASKNGRYVQCMHYVANIRAYLESIKTMQV; from the coding sequence ATGCAAATCATTCGCACCAATAATCACCGATTTTATTATTCATTTTATGCCAATAACCCAGCAGTATTAGATAATAACACCAATCCAAATTTTAAAGCAACAACCTTTAAGCCATTTATCATCCAAAAATCTGCCCTGTGTCTATCAGAACTTAATAAACAAACTCATCAAGGTCTTTTGGGTAAATTCGCCCAAAGGCTAAGCACCACCAATAAGACAGCAACCACACTTGCCAAATGGGCATTGTGTTTGGGGACGGTGTCATTATTTGCTTTGCCTGTCAAGGGTTTTTTGACTCCGACCGTGCCCGCCCCATCATTGACTGCCTTGGAGAGCGTGATACAAAAAGGCGAGATTGTCGTGGCGACCACCAAAAGCGACAGCACCATTTTTAATCACGGCGACATCCAGCATGGCTTTGGTCATGACATCGCCCATCGCTATGCCGATGAGCTTGGTGTCCATCTTAACCTAAAAGTCTATGATAGTGAACAAGAAGCTCTAAATGCCCTACAAATAGGCGATGTGGACAGTCTGTTGGGTGTGGCACAGACGGATGTGGCAGGCGTGCGACTGGCGTGCAATGATGACACAGCAAAAAAAGTCTCGGGGCATGGTCTGAACGCCAATATGTCGCTCATGTTTCATGCTAAGGATAACAGCCTAGCACAGCATGCCAAAAACTTTCTGTGCAGTCCTGACGAGTTGGCACTCACAGGCTCTACGGCACGTTTTTATGACCAAACGTTGTTGGCAAATGAGTACAGCGATAAGCACTTTAAAAGAGCGTTAAAACAGCGTCTGCCGTTGTATGAAAATGCCTTTAAACGTGGTGCAAAGGCTCATAACCACGACTGGCAAGTGCTGGCAGTCATCAGTTATCAAGAATCGCATCTTGACCCTAATGCCATCTCACGCACGGGCGTTGAGGGGCTGATGATGCTAACCCAAGACACTGCCAAAGCGATGGGGGTAAAAAACCGCACCGATGCTGTCCAAAGTATCCAAGGCGGTGCCAAATACCTAGAAGTACTAGAAAAGCTCTATACAGATGTGCCAGAGTCTGAGCGTCTGTGGTTCGTGCTGGCGTCTTATAATATGGGACCTAACGCCGTCAAACGCATCCAAAGCGAGCTAAACGCCAAAGGGCGAGATGGCAACAGCTGGGGAGAAGTTTATGGCTACTTAGCCCAAAATGCCAGTAAGAACGGGCGATACGTCCAGTGCATGCACTACGTAGCGAACATTCGTGCGTATCTTGAAAGCATCAAAACCATGCAAGTTTGA
- the recR gene encoding recombination mediator RecR, with protein sequence MLTPKFDQLVKALQILPSVGQKSAQRMAIELLSKKRPQGLALAYALEIAMNEIKECQICHSFSDDDICSICADARRDDSQLCVVERASDVVAIEQSGAYRGRYFVLGGHLSPLDGIGADDLHMDELVALVKKSAISELILATGATVEGQTTAFFIHDALKAHVDNITRLAQGIPMGGELGYVDSLTLHQALQNRAFL encoded by the coding sequence ATGCTCACCCCCAAATTTGACCAACTGGTCAAAGCCTTGCAAATCCTACCGTCTGTCGGACAAAAGTCTGCCCAACGCATGGCGATAGAACTACTGTCCAAAAAACGCCCCCAAGGCTTGGCACTTGCCTATGCCTTGGAGATTGCCATGAATGAGATTAAAGAATGTCAAATCTGCCATTCATTTAGCGATGATGACATCTGCTCCATTTGTGCCGATGCCCGCCGTGATGACAGTCAGCTGTGCGTGGTGGAGCGTGCTTCCGATGTGGTGGCGATTGAGCAAAGTGGGGCGTATCGTGGGCGGTATTTTGTGCTGGGCGGTCATCTGTCGCCCTTGGACGGTATCGGGGCGGATGATTTGCACATGGATGAGCTGGTGGCGTTGGTCAAAAAGTCCGCCATTAGCGAGCTGATTCTTGCCACGGGGGCGACGGTCGAAGGTCAGACCACCGCTTTTTTTATCCATGATGCCCTAAAAGCTCACGTGGATAACATTACTCGTCTCGCCCAAGGCATTCCCATGGGCGGAGAGCTGGGTTATGTTGATAGTCTAACCTTGCACCAAGCCTTACAAAATCGGGCGTTTTTATAA